From a region of the Nonlabens dokdonensis DSW-6 genome:
- a CDS encoding CHAT domain-containing protein, translating to MRRSSFQMYIVWLMFLLGHQFNFAQSHTSQETTITNPKVWIDELLDYYNKGMQEKVVQYADSILESTTPLNEKDSLNTARIYHIVGKAQFEQFANYKSIETLHIARSYAENVAGNDTVLSGIYYYLHINFGVQSKTFETLKYGEKALYILENTMNPNYDLLLKLYGRMAVYSATAGSFNKSRNYLKKGKQFLQDLPDHIELPNPRLSYEIKLLYRKMLIAFVSDKLNLDDKINNSDLINSVEFDKKKLDLIFNKDKDLLSNQSDDFNYDDANVYYYTLALNYYSLFKAGIEKTDYNLLHKEIDKAIELLHKKHHARHLYQFKNTKAVIFSKQGKYEEAMSLYDTIIANTNDNNNIRANFYISRALVAFQQKDVIKAQEDIYKALTVIHQGEEVLKKDYTNFNGGYRFNNVVTIHSLANRIKLLEYDFDNKESYYTSIFEVAFKQFTTTYKNQGLNKVTRDFFNSIVNELAAKNALTNSDLSQIENVQNFLAWKSFNQSRNIIQLPVVDSLEQIEFTIRKQLTRAKQTRDVKAIDSITRVLYNFEQLLKKNYPDISKSISGDFDIVNFQKNLKNDEIVLKYAFFKDEFALFQITKDSIFYELKPWLENEQQMLRQHLDNLKKPFSKMAYDNSLVSLLIPDKAHDFKNLIIIPDGVIYPLPFETLSHNNRFLIEDKTVRYSSHLRFVNGSSNIEYEKDLSLTIYAPEYTNTNQQIVTRSSESYLNGARSEAIRIAEIFNAESFLGKEATKNAFVNNRLKGDVLHLAMHATINKDDAVLSYFNFSDQEKLHIEELYGLKMDAKLAVLSACNTGVYKESKSSGPQSFQRAFTFAGVPATVASLWEVPDNSTKQIMERFYTHLSKGQTKSQSLQNAKLDYLNVHRGTKLGQPYYWAGFVVYGEDAPITAANSQVTLYIALAVILLVILTYFFLRTRSKKEN from the coding sequence ATGAGACGCTCAAGTTTTCAGATGTATATAGTCTGGCTTATGTTCTTATTGGGACATCAGTTCAATTTTGCCCAAAGCCACACGAGTCAAGAAACAACAATTACTAATCCTAAGGTATGGATTGATGAATTATTAGACTACTATAATAAAGGAATGCAGGAAAAGGTAGTGCAATATGCAGATAGTATACTAGAATCTACTACTCCTTTAAATGAAAAAGATAGTTTAAATACTGCCCGTATATATCATATTGTTGGTAAGGCACAGTTCGAACAATTTGCTAATTATAAAAGTATAGAAACACTTCACATAGCTAGAAGTTATGCCGAAAATGTAGCTGGTAATGACACAGTATTGTCTGGAATCTATTATTACCTACATATCAATTTTGGAGTGCAGTCTAAAACATTCGAGACGTTAAAATATGGAGAAAAAGCATTGTATATCTTAGAAAACACTATGAATCCTAACTATGACTTGTTGTTAAAATTATATGGTAGAATGGCCGTCTATTCAGCAACAGCTGGATCGTTTAATAAATCAAGAAATTATTTAAAAAAAGGAAAGCAGTTTCTCCAAGATTTACCAGACCACATTGAGCTTCCTAATCCAAGGCTGAGTTATGAAATCAAATTATTGTACAGAAAGATGCTTATTGCTTTTGTTAGTGATAAATTAAATTTAGACGATAAAATCAACAATTCTGACCTTATAAATTCTGTTGAATTTGACAAGAAAAAATTAGATCTAATCTTTAATAAAGACAAAGATTTATTATCAAATCAAAGTGATGACTTTAATTATGATGATGCAAATGTTTACTATTATACGCTAGCCTTAAATTATTATTCTTTATTTAAAGCTGGCATAGAAAAAACAGATTATAACTTGTTACACAAAGAAATTGATAAGGCTATTGAACTATTACATAAAAAACATCACGCCAGACATTTATATCAATTTAAAAACACTAAAGCCGTCATTTTTAGTAAACAAGGTAAGTATGAAGAAGCGATGTCTTTATATGATACAATAATTGCTAATACTAATGATAATAATAATATTAGGGCTAATTTTTATATCAGTAGAGCTTTAGTTGCTTTTCAACAAAAAGATGTAATTAAAGCACAAGAAGATATTTACAAAGCCTTAACAGTAATTCATCAAGGAGAAGAAGTTTTAAAGAAAGATTATACTAATTTTAATGGTGGTTATAGGTTCAATAATGTGGTAACCATACACTCACTAGCAAATAGAATCAAGTTACTTGAATACGATTTTGATAATAAAGAGAGTTATTATACATCAATTTTTGAAGTTGCTTTCAAGCAGTTTACAACTACATATAAAAATCAAGGCCTGAATAAAGTTACACGTGATTTTTTTAACTCTATTGTCAATGAATTAGCAGCTAAAAATGCATTGACAAATAGCGATCTTTCACAAATTGAAAACGTTCAAAATTTTCTAGCTTGGAAAAGTTTTAATCAAAGCCGTAATATCATTCAATTGCCTGTTGTAGATTCTTTAGAGCAAATAGAATTCACAATTCGTAAACAATTAACTAGAGCAAAACAAACCAGGGATGTTAAAGCTATAGATTCTATTACAAGGGTGTTGTATAATTTTGAACAATTACTTAAAAAGAATTATCCAGATATTTCAAAATCAATAAGTGGAGATTTTGATATTGTCAATTTTCAGAAAAATCTTAAAAATGACGAAATTGTTTTAAAGTATGCTTTTTTTAAAGATGAATTTGCCTTGTTTCAAATAACAAAAGATAGTATTTTTTATGAATTAAAACCATGGCTTGAAAATGAGCAACAAATGCTACGGCAGCATTTGGATAATTTGAAAAAGCCCTTTTCAAAAATGGCATATGATAATAGTTTAGTTTCATTACTTATTCCAGATAAAGCACATGATTTTAAGAATTTAATTATTATTCCAGATGGAGTAATTTATCCATTACCATTTGAAACATTAAGTCACAACAATAGGTTTTTAATAGAAGATAAAACAGTAAGGTATTCTTCACACTTACGTTTTGTTAACGGGAGCAGTAACATAGAATATGAAAAAGACTTATCACTAACTATATATGCGCCAGAATACACAAACACAAATCAACAAATAGTAACCAGAAGTTCAGAAAGTTATCTTAATGGGGCAAGGTCCGAAGCGATTAGAATTGCAGAAATTTTTAATGCAGAGTCCTTTTTGGGAAAAGAGGCAACTAAAAATGCTTTTGTAAATAATAGATTGAAAGGTGATGTTTTACATCTTGCTATGCACGCAACTATTAATAAAGATGATGCTGTTTTGAGCTATTTCAATTTTTCAGATCAAGAAAAATTACATATTGAAGAACTATATGGATTAAAAATGGATGCTAAGCTAGCTGTTTTAAGCGCATGTAATACAGGTGTTTACAAAGAAAGTAAATCTAGTGGGCCACAATCATTTCAAAGAGCTTTTACATTTGCCGGCGTTCCTGCAACTGTTGCAAGTTTATGGGAAGTGCCAGACAATTCTACAAAGCAAATCATGGAGCGGTTTTATACGCATCTTAGTAAAGGCCAGACAAAATCACAGTCTCTTCAAAATGCAAAACTAGATTATCTCAATGTACACAGAGGTACTAAGTTAGGGCAACCCTATTATTGGGCAGGATTTGTGGTGTACGGTGAAGACGCGCCTATTACCGCTGCAAACTCTCAAGTAACTTTATATATCGCACTAGCGGTAATACTATTGGTAATTTTGACATACTTCTTTCTAAGAACTAGAAGCAAAAAAGAGAATTAA
- a CDS encoding Rne/Rng family ribonuclease: MDKEIIIRSSATKIDYALTKNGRLVELHKDEEESKFAVSDIFIAKTRKVLSGLNATFVDVGYEKDGFLHYHDLGVKYLTQLKFTKQILSGRRKNFALKDIKFEKDLEKHGAIEKMITPGQPVLVQVVKEPISTKGPRLSAELSLPGRYVVLVPFSDRISISQKIEDREEKSRLKRLVKSIKPEGFGVIVRTVAKGKLVADLDQDLQNLVKKWENMCSKMHKAPFPTKVMTEVSRTNSLMRDVFNDTYTSIIVDDQEVYEEIKDYLKTIAPHKESIVKYHNPKTSIFEKYGIERQIKTSFGRTVSMSKGAYLVIEHTEAMHVIDVNSGNRSNKADSQEDTALETNMISATEIARQLRLRDMGGIIVVDFIDMRKAENRKKLYEHLRDEMADDRAKHKILPPSKFGLIQITRQRVRQEVNIKTREESPDGNGNEIQAPILVIQEIIENLERHLKAGHKKVTLHAHPFISAFITKGYPSIRSKWFMKHKKWIKVMPRDAYTYLEYHFKDKDGNELT, encoded by the coding sequence ATGGATAAAGAAATTATTATCCGTTCCAGTGCTACAAAAATCGATTATGCCCTTACTAAAAATGGTAGGCTGGTCGAATTACACAAAGATGAAGAAGAAAGTAAGTTTGCGGTAAGCGATATATTCATTGCAAAAACACGCAAGGTACTCTCTGGCCTTAACGCTACTTTTGTAGACGTAGGCTATGAGAAAGATGGTTTTTTACACTATCACGACCTTGGAGTAAAATACCTTACCCAACTTAAATTCACTAAACAAATTTTAAGCGGCAGACGCAAAAATTTTGCGCTTAAAGATATCAAATTTGAAAAAGATCTAGAAAAACACGGTGCGATCGAAAAAATGATCACACCAGGACAACCAGTTCTTGTTCAAGTTGTTAAAGAACCCATTTCTACCAAAGGACCTCGCCTCAGTGCTGAGCTTTCTTTACCAGGTAGGTATGTTGTTCTAGTTCCTTTTTCTGATCGTATTTCTATATCTCAAAAAATAGAAGACAGAGAAGAAAAAAGCCGTCTTAAAAGACTTGTAAAAAGCATTAAACCTGAAGGATTTGGCGTTATTGTACGCACGGTCGCAAAAGGTAAACTAGTAGCAGATCTGGACCAAGATTTACAAAATCTTGTAAAAAAATGGGAAAACATGTGCAGTAAAATGCATAAAGCTCCTTTCCCAACTAAAGTTATGACTGAAGTAAGTCGTACTAATTCCCTTATGAGAGATGTTTTTAACGATACATACACTTCAATAATCGTAGACGATCAAGAAGTATATGAAGAAATTAAAGACTATTTAAAAACTATTGCCCCACATAAAGAGTCTATTGTAAAATACCACAATCCAAAAACCTCCATTTTTGAGAAATATGGTATAGAACGACAGATCAAAACATCATTTGGCCGTACTGTTTCTATGAGTAAAGGTGCTTACCTAGTCATAGAGCATACTGAAGCAATGCATGTTATAGATGTAAACTCTGGTAATAGATCTAATAAAGCAGATAGTCAGGAAGACACCGCACTAGAAACAAACATGATCTCAGCAACAGAAATTGCACGCCAGTTAAGGCTTAGAGACATGGGCGGAATCATAGTAGTAGATTTTATCGATATGCGTAAGGCAGAGAATCGCAAGAAACTCTATGAACACCTACGCGATGAAATGGCTGATGACCGAGCAAAACACAAAATCTTGCCGCCTAGTAAATTTGGTTTGATCCAGATTACAAGACAGCGTGTAAGACAAGAAGTTAATATCAAAACTCGTGAGGAAAGCCCTGATGGCAATGGAAATGAGATTCAAGCTCCTATCCTAGTCATTCAGGAAATCATAGAAAATCTAGAAAGACACCTTAAAGCTGGACACAAAAAAGTAACGCTACATGCGCACCCTTTTATTTCGGCTTTTATTACAAAAGGCTATCCTTCTATACGATCTAAGTGGTTTATGAAACACAAAAAATGGATCAAGGTAATGCCTCGAGATGCCTACACTTATCTAGAATATCATTTCAAAGATAAAGATGGTAACGAGCTTACTTAA
- a CDS encoding T9SS type A sorting domain-containing protein has product MRNTLTIIVFILSIACSYAQVDITPDQLTSVEIEKIISTETTSYMGNSISFSNDGSVLAIGEYGYVTPSSVDSGRVQVYSNDTGSWIQKGQDIVGTGDNFNTFGKKVVLSADGNTLAVYDSQIAIQLNAGQTLQSLFGSLAVEYFPYIQVYQYSNNTWSQLGNDFLFNGIEDYSDMSLSGDGLSLAIATKTGTNVYEWSTNTWSITGQQIPSTDVLFDDKISLSNNGETLIVGDPFYSDPNSASQFSYEGQVKVYQNISNTWTQIGNTINGSDFLGYFGSLVSISSDGNTIAIGTAQTNNNDYVAILEFVGNNWISKGTNIAQIGNDIISMELADDGDAIVIGEAYSARVLKYNTDWEQVNVAVEGNVATDQLGYAVTISGDGDLFAAGAPSIETTGANGYVSVYEHNKNSVTRFGNEIYGYGTQDRLGSSVAVSGNGNIIAVGANGSSNNSGTLEYGHVRVFEKTANGLQQIGVDIRSTTDFDSGSFGTEVALNEDGTLLAISAPFLFTSNWGAVYTYERIGNAWSPLGNIIYGVSGSRTGTSLAFSEDGSILAVGSGGNPGGVSSDSYTGYTTAYQYDGITNTWVTLGAPIPGEASNDFSGGSIDLSGDGTVMAIGAIGNDGATATGGHGHVRVFEYVNNNWVQKGSDVDGDPSFNINFGGVVTLSNDGNTLLVSDLFSQSRAGSVEIFSWDQISNDWTSEQLLRTYTSSGPNNSHRFEFGSDTAISDDGKIIVVGEYLASSRGKAHIYIKNETGTWVENDLFLGGTHNNNQYFGGNLSLSGNGNTLVVSSSGHNENGTRTGMAGVYHVNLCSTIDGFETFTGAVATPVTPSDNLIVNGSAEIIPITDNAWTAVSGNWEWPISNNQGVPVEFGHKYFRSTVSGTAEIYQDVDVSSFSATIDTSSEYFYFSTYLQSFQVNGVEDDSQVIVEYRDATGNVLSTYDTGLSQNTQAWTLFENTRLAPVGTRTIRVRLIAINNNQFRAPAAFIDNLYLNTTSNPSLISIPDPNFEQALITLGIDTDGIINGVMLQNDTVGVTSLDVSNQNISDFTGIEHFTDLLTLFAVDNNLTTIDVSQNTALTGLVLTLNNLSSIDVSNNINLSTLILSNNVITSIDLSNNTALTKLYLQDNLLSSIDTSTLTQLSEFVISRNNLTDLDLTTNPALIQVLCSENNLSNFNIQNGFNTAINGIFFDATLNPNLTCIQVDDEIYSRNNWLSVDSQTDFSTNCAAITFNIPDPNFEQALINLGIDTDATVNGLMLEIDTQGVTSLDVNSENISDLTGIEFFRELEDLTAFNNNLSSIDLSQNTQLISVVLAINNLTTIDLSNNPNLISISLNQNSLTSIDLSNNLSLLQVFLNDNNIDDIDVSLLASLENFGIANNNLNDLDVSQNTNLTSLFCNGNDLFSLNVQNGNNTNVTNFEAQNNPNLNCIEVDNIAYSDTNWTSIDTQSFFLLDCSPLNDDCAAATSITLAQDIPGTTANATTSGANPACQQSGLVISDVWYEFVAPASGSVTMTITAPLAIGKIALYDNCTALAPLACAQDQLQVNNLTAGQTYYLQVWLEANLGPRNTAVNNAILSQSGNFVLNVQDTTLSNESFEHQENPFLLYPNPASNQVQIKSSVIMDAIQLFDTTGKLIREEREIYREELSLDISRLQNGMYFIKVTSGNTIKTQKLIIK; this is encoded by the coding sequence ATGAGAAATACATTAACAATCATCGTATTTATATTAAGTATTGCTTGCTCTTATGCACAAGTAGATATTACTCCAGATCAATTGACCTCAGTAGAAATAGAAAAAATTATTTCTACAGAAACAACAAGTTATATGGGTAATTCCATAAGTTTCTCAAATGATGGGTCTGTGTTGGCTATTGGGGAATATGGCTATGTAACACCTAGTTCAGTAGATAGCGGAAGAGTACAAGTGTATAGCAATGATACTGGTAGCTGGATTCAAAAAGGGCAAGATATAGTAGGTACGGGCGACAACTTTAACACATTTGGTAAAAAAGTAGTTCTTTCTGCAGACGGTAATACATTAGCTGTTTATGATTCTCAGATAGCTATTCAATTAAATGCAGGGCAAACGTTACAGAGTTTGTTTGGAAGTTTAGCGGTAGAATATTTTCCTTATATACAAGTATATCAATATAGCAACAACACTTGGTCACAGTTAGGTAATGATTTTTTATTTAATGGTATAGAAGATTATAGCGATATGTCTCTAAGTGGAGATGGACTGTCTTTGGCCATTGCAACAAAAACAGGTACAAATGTCTATGAATGGTCGACAAATACATGGTCAATTACAGGACAACAGATACCGTCAACAGACGTATTATTTGATGATAAAATAAGTTTGTCTAATAATGGAGAGACATTAATAGTAGGAGACCCATTTTATAGCGACCCTAACTCGGCTAGTCAGTTTTCTTATGAAGGTCAAGTAAAAGTTTATCAAAACATTTCAAATACCTGGACCCAAATAGGAAATACCATCAACGGATCAGATTTCTTAGGTTATTTCGGAAGCTTGGTGAGTATATCATCTGATGGAAATACCATTGCGATAGGAACTGCACAAACCAATAATAATGATTATGTCGCTATTCTAGAATTTGTTGGTAATAACTGGATATCCAAAGGAACAAATATTGCACAAATAGGAAATGATATAATTAGTATGGAACTTGCTGATGATGGAGATGCCATAGTTATCGGTGAGGCTTATAGTGCTAGAGTTTTAAAATACAATACAGATTGGGAACAAGTAAATGTGGCTGTAGAAGGTAATGTGGCCACAGATCAGTTAGGTTATGCAGTCACTATTTCTGGTGATGGAGACTTATTTGCAGCAGGCGCACCATCTATAGAAACTACTGGAGCAAATGGTTATGTAAGTGTTTATGAACACAACAAAAATAGTGTTACACGTTTTGGGAACGAAATTTATGGATATGGCACCCAAGATCGCTTAGGTAGTAGTGTAGCAGTTTCTGGCAATGGAAATATTATAGCTGTTGGAGCAAATGGTTCTTCTAACAATAGCGGTACGCTCGAGTACGGTCACGTTCGTGTTTTTGAAAAAACTGCTAATGGACTACAACAAATAGGTGTTGATATTAGAAGTACCACAGATTTTGATTCTGGTTCTTTTGGTACAGAAGTAGCCTTAAATGAAGATGGAACCCTTTTGGCTATTTCAGCTCCTTTTTTATTTACAAGTAATTGGGGAGCTGTATATACTTATGAAAGAATAGGAAATGCTTGGAGTCCTCTAGGAAATATAATTTATGGTGTTTCTGGTAGTCGTACTGGAACTTCTCTTGCGTTTTCTGAAGATGGTTCAATTTTAGCAGTTGGTTCTGGTGGTAATCCTGGAGGCGTTTCATCAGATAGTTATACAGGTTATACCACTGCTTATCAATACGATGGAATTACGAACACTTGGGTAACCTTAGGGGCTCCTATTCCTGGAGAAGCATCAAATGATTTTTCAGGAGGATCTATAGATTTATCTGGTGATGGTACTGTAATGGCTATTGGTGCAATTGGTAATGATGGAGCAACTGCCACTGGAGGACATGGACATGTAAGAGTATTTGAATATGTCAATAACAATTGGGTGCAAAAAGGAAGTGATGTAGATGGCGACCCTAGTTTTAATATAAATTTTGGAGGTGTTGTAACACTTTCAAATGACGGTAATACCTTATTAGTATCAGATCTTTTCTCACAATCAAGAGCTGGAAGTGTTGAAATATTTAGTTGGGATCAAATCAGCAATGATTGGACAAGTGAACAACTTTTAAGAACATATACTAGTTCTGGTCCTAATAATAGTCACAGATTTGAATTTGGTAGTGATACAGCTATATCTGATGATGGGAAAATTATAGTTGTTGGTGAATATCTTGCTTCTAGTAGAGGTAAAGCTCATATATACATTAAAAATGAAACAGGAACTTGGGTAGAAAACGATCTCTTTTTAGGAGGAACCCATAATAATAATCAGTATTTCGGAGGAAATCTTAGCCTTAGCGGTAATGGAAATACTTTAGTTGTAAGCTCTTCTGGACATAATGAAAATGGAACTAGAACAGGCATGGCTGGTGTGTATCATGTTAATTTATGTTCTACTATTGATGGCTTTGAAACTTTTACAGGTGCTGTGGCCACACCTGTAACACCTTCTGATAACTTAATAGTAAATGGAAGCGCAGAAATTATACCAATTACAGATAATGCTTGGACTGCTGTTTCAGGAAATTGGGAATGGCCTATTAGCAATAATCAAGGTGTGCCGGTTGAATTTGGGCATAAATATTTTAGATCTACTGTCTCTGGTACTGCAGAAATTTATCAAGATGTTGATGTATCTTCTTTTAGCGCCACAATAGATACTAGTAGTGAATATTTTTATTTCAGCACTTATCTTCAGTCTTTTCAAGTAAATGGAGTTGAAGACGATTCACAAGTTATTGTTGAATATAGAGATGCCACAGGAAATGTATTATCCACCTATGATACTGGTTTATCTCAAAATACACAAGCATGGACTTTGTTTGAAAACACGCGTCTCGCGCCTGTTGGAACAAGGACAATTCGTGTAAGATTGATAGCGATAAATAATAATCAATTTAGAGCACCTGCAGCATTTATTGACAACTTGTATTTAAATACAACATCTAACCCTAGTTTAATCAGTATACCAGACCCTAATTTTGAACAAGCATTAATCACATTAGGAATCGATACCGATGGTATTATAAACGGTGTGATGTTACAAAATGACACTGTAGGTGTTACAAGTTTAGACGTTAGCAATCAGAACATATCAGACTTTACAGGAATTGAGCATTTTACAGACTTATTGACCTTATTTGCGGTTGACAATAACTTGACTACAATTGATGTCAGTCAGAATACAGCTCTTACAGGCTTGGTGTTGACTCTAAATAATTTATCTAGTATAGATGTTTCTAATAACATCAATTTGAGCACTTTAATACTAAGCAATAATGTAATTACTTCTATCGATCTTTCTAACAATACGGCATTAACAAAGTTGTATCTTCAAGATAATCTATTATCAAGTATAGATACATCAACATTAACCCAATTATCAGAATTTGTTATTTCAAGAAATAATTTAACTGACTTAGACCTTACTACTAATCCAGCATTGATACAAGTGCTTTGTTCTGAGAATAATTTATCAAATTTCAATATTCAAAATGGATTCAACACTGCCATCAACGGTATATTCTTTGATGCCACGCTCAATCCTAATTTAACTTGTATACAGGTAGATGATGAGATCTACAGTAGAAACAACTGGTTAAGTGTTGATAGCCAGACAGATTTTAGCACAAACTGTGCTGCAATAACGTTTAATATACCAGATCCAAACTTTGAACAAGCACTAATCAATTTAGGAATAGATACTGATGCAACTGTAAACGGTCTTATGTTAGAAATAGATACACAAGGAGTTACAAGTCTTGATGTAAATTCTGAAAACATTTCAGATCTAACAGGAATTGAGTTTTTTAGGGAATTAGAAGATTTGACCGCGTTTAATAATAATTTATCAAGTATTGATTTAAGTCAAAACACGCAATTGATTTCAGTAGTTCTTGCTATTAATAACCTGACAACAATTGATTTAAGTAATAACCCAAATTTAATAAGTATAAGTCTTAATCAAAACAGTTTAACGAGTATCGACCTATCTAATAATTTGAGTCTTTTACAGGTATTTCTTAATGATAATAATATTGACGATATCGATGTCTCATTATTAGCCAGTCTGGAAAACTTTGGAATTGCAAATAATAATTTAAACGATCTAGATGTTTCTCAAAACACAAATTTGACCAGTTTATTCTGTAATGGTAATGATCTCTTTAGTCTCAATGTGCAAAACGGTAACAACACTAATGTCACTAATTTTGAAGCTCAAAACAATCCTAATCTTAATTGTATAGAAGTGGATAATATCGCTTACAGCGATACCAACTGGACCAGTATTGATACGCAATCATTCTTTCTATTAGATTGCTCGCCGTTAAATGATGATTGTGCCGCAGCTACTTCTATAACTTTAGCGCAAGACATTCCAGGAACTACTGCAAATGCAACGACTAGTGGAGCAAATCCTGCTTGCCAGCAAAGTGGTCTCGTAATATCTGATGTTTGGTATGAATTTGTTGCACCAGCTAGTGGTAGCGTGACCATGACCATTACTGCGCCACTTGCCATAGGTAAAATAGCGCTTTATGATAATTGTACCGCATTAGCTCCACTAGCATGTGCTCAAGATCAATTACAAGTTAATAACTTAACTGCGGGACAAACCTATTACCTACAAGTTTGGTTAGAAGCAAACCTAGGGCCACGCAACACGGCTGTAAACAATGCTATTTTATCACAATCTGGAAATTTTGTTTTGAATGTGCAGGACACGACTCTTTCTAATGAAAGTTTTGAACATCAAGAAAATCCCTTTCTATTATATCCTAATCCTGCAAGTAATCAAGTTCAGATAAAATCATCAGTGATTATGGATGCTATTCAACTTTTTGATACCACAGGTAAACTAATCAGAGAAGAGCGAGAGATCTATCGAGAAGAATTGTCTCTAGATATTTCAAGACTTCAAAATGGCATGTATTTCATTAAAGTTACTTCTGGCAACACCATAAAAACACAAAAACTAATCATCAAATAA
- a CDS encoding acyl-CoA thioesterase: MQPKTPSQSFTTVTDMVLPSETNPLNNLFGGELLARMDRAASIAARRHSRRIVVTASVNHVAFNRMVPLGSVVTIEAQVTRAFNTSMEVYMDVWVEDRESGERTKANEAIYSFVAVDETGRPIQIAPIQPESEVEKERYDGALRRKQLSLVLAGKMKAKDATELKALFED, encoded by the coding sequence ATGCAGCCTAAAACACCTTCACAATCATTTACTACCGTCACCGATATGGTATTGCCAAGTGAGACAAATCCGCTGAATAACTTATTCGGTGGTGAGTTGCTGGCACGTATGGATCGTGCAGCTAGTATCGCTGCAAGACGTCATTCCAGGCGTATTGTGGTTACCGCGTCTGTAAATCACGTTGCTTTTAATAGAATGGTTCCTCTAGGAAGTGTAGTAACTATAGAAGCACAAGTGACTAGAGCTTTTAACACCTCTATGGAAGTTTACATGGATGTTTGGGTAGAAGATCGTGAAAGCGGTGAACGCACTAAGGCAAATGAAGCTATCTATTCTTTTGTAGCGGTAGATGAAACTGGAAGACCTATACAAATCGCTCCTATCCAACCAGAAAGTGAGGTAGAAAAAGAACGTTATGACGGCGCATTAAGACGTAAACAATTAAGTCTAGTTCTCGCTGGAAAAATGAAGGCTAAAGACGCGACAGAGTTGAAAGCGCTTTTTGAGGACTAA
- a CDS encoding HU family DNA-binding protein: protein MTKADIVSKISDKLGMEKNDVQATVESFMNEVKDSLETGENVYLRGFGSFIVKTRAEKTGRNISKNTTIKIPAHNIPAFKPAKVFVDGVKTNVKVK from the coding sequence ATGACTAAAGCAGATATCGTATCTAAAATTTCAGACAAACTTGGAATGGAGAAGAATGATGTACAAGCAACTGTTGAGTCTTTCATGAATGAAGTGAAGGATTCTTTAGAAACTGGAGAGAATGTTTACCTGAGAGGTTTTGGAAGCTTTATAGTGAAAACTAGAGCAGAGAAGACTGGACGTAACATCTCTAAGAATACAACAATTAAAATCCCTGCTCACAATATCCCAGCATTCAAACCAGCAAAAGTGTTTGTGGATGGAGTGAAAACAAACGTAAAAGTTAAGTAA